In Enterobacter cloacae, the following are encoded in one genomic region:
- a CDS encoding membrane protein: protein MEQNKGFWYADWSFPIFVGLLSSGVFAGTHMYYLYGIGAFNEVAFVAMLKAGIDTGVYGAVAAFGASFLFARIIEGSLVGILDIGGAIQTGVGLGVPALLLGAGIMFPVTNFIAALITGLVIGLAIGYVIILARKFTINQSNSTYGADVMMGAGNASGRFLGPLIILSAMTASIPIGIGSLAGALLFYLWQKPITGGAILGAMILGWLFPVAL, encoded by the coding sequence ATGGAACAGAATAAAGGTTTTTGGTATGCCGACTGGTCGTTCCCGATCTTCGTTGGCCTGCTCTCCTCCGGCGTCTTCGCCGGGACGCACATGTACTACCTCTACGGCATTGGCGCGTTTAACGAAGTGGCTTTTGTGGCGATGCTGAAAGCAGGGATTGATACCGGTGTTTACGGCGCGGTAGCGGCCTTTGGTGCCAGCTTCCTGTTCGCCCGTATCATCGAAGGCTCGCTGGTGGGGATTTTAGATATCGGCGGGGCTATCCAGACTGGCGTTGGCCTCGGCGTTCCTGCATTGCTGCTGGGAGCGGGCATCATGTTCCCGGTGACCAACTTTATTGCCGCCCTGATCACCGGCCTGGTGATTGGTCTGGCGATTGGTTACGTCATCATTCTGGCGCGTAAGTTCACCATCAATCAGAGTAACTCGACCTACGGTGCTGACGTGATGATGGGGGCAGGTAACGCTTCCGGGCGCTTCCTCGGGCCGTTGATTATCCTGAGCGCCATGACTGCATCCATTCCGATTGGTATCGGGTCGCTTGCAGGCGCACTGCTGTTCTATCTCTGGCAGAAGCCGATCACCGGTGGTGCGATCCTCGGTGCGATGATTTTAGGCTGGCTGTTCCCGGTCGCCCTTTAA
- a CDS encoding dihydroorotase, translating into MFDLLLRRARLTDDTLTDIAIQDGKIAALGDIDAPAHQTVALNGDVYVSAGWIDSHVHCYPNSPIYHDEPDSVGIATGVTTVVDAGSTGADDVDDFYAITRKATTEVYALLNISRVGLIAQNELANLANIDADAVKQAVKRYPDFIVGLKARMSSSVVGENGITPLERAKAIQKENGDLPLMVHIGNNPPNLDEIAELLSSGDIITHCYNGKPNRILTPSGELRASITSALKRGVRLDVGHGTASFSFEVAKRAIAMGILPHTISSDIYCRNRLHGPVGSLASVMSKFLAIGMSLPQVVECVTANAADGLRLTRKGRIQPGLDADLTLFTIKRQPTVLTDAENDSLQAEHILVPLAAIRAGKGYMTEQGSTEHAFDL; encoded by the coding sequence ATGTTTGATTTACTCCTGCGCCGTGCGCGTCTTACTGACGATACCCTGACTGATATCGCCATTCAGGACGGAAAAATCGCGGCGCTGGGCGACATTGACGCACCCGCCCATCAAACGGTGGCGCTCAACGGTGACGTATACGTTAGCGCGGGCTGGATTGATTCCCACGTACACTGCTACCCGAATTCCCCCATTTACCACGACGAACCAGACAGCGTGGGCATTGCCACTGGCGTCACCACCGTGGTGGATGCGGGCAGTACCGGGGCGGATGACGTGGACGATTTTTACGCCATCACCCGCAAAGCGACAACCGAGGTTTACGCTCTGCTGAACATCTCCCGCGTTGGACTGATTGCGCAGAACGAGCTGGCTAATCTGGCTAACATCGACGCCGATGCGGTGAAACAGGCGGTTAAACGTTACCCTGATTTTATCGTTGGCCTGAAAGCGCGCATGAGCAGCAGCGTGGTCGGTGAGAATGGCATTACGCCACTGGAACGTGCGAAAGCTATCCAGAAAGAGAACGGCGACCTGCCGCTGATGGTACACATTGGTAATAACCCGCCAAACCTCGACGAAATCGCTGAACTGCTCAGCTCTGGCGACATCATCACCCACTGCTACAACGGCAAGCCAAACCGCATTCTCACCCCATCCGGCGAACTGCGTGCATCCATCACTTCCGCCTTGAAACGCGGCGTGCGTCTGGACGTCGGCCACGGTACGGCGAGCTTCAGCTTTGAGGTGGCAAAACGCGCCATCGCGATGGGCATTCTGCCGCACACCATCAGCTCGGATATCTACTGCCGCAACCGTCTTCACGGCCCGGTAGGCTCACTTGCGAGCGTGATGTCGAAATTCCTCGCCATCGGTATGTCACTGCCGCAGGTGGTTGAGTGCGTGACGGCAAATGCGGCTGATGGCCTGCGCCTGACGCGCAAGGGCCGCATCCAGCCTGGGCTCGACGCCGACCTGACGCTGTTCACCATTAAACGTCAGCCGACGGTGCTGACGGATGCCGAAAACGACAGCCTGCAGGCTGAACACATTCTGGTGCCGCTTGCTGCGATCCGCGCGGGCAAGGGCTACATGACCGAACAAGGGAGCACGGAACATGCCTTCGATTTATGA
- a CDS encoding L-seryl-tRNA selenium transferase has protein sequence MPSIYEKYHLKQVINTSGRMTALGVSTPRPEVVQAAMDGMNQYFEMKDLVNKTGEYIAKLLDVEGATVVSCASAGIAQSVAAVLVKDSDWLLENLHVTPPENNEIVLPKGHNVNFGAPVGTMVALGGGKLVEAGYANECSAEQLAAAISPRTAAILYIKSHHCVQKSMLSVEQAAVVARKHGLPLIVDAAAEEDLHVYYRSGADLVIYSGAKAIEGPTSGLVIGKAQYVEWVKRQTAGIGRAMKVGKEGILGLTCAIEHYLTATKESGAEMVAKMTPFVDALNTLNGVTARVVWDSAGRDIARTEIAFDEATTGMGTGDLVNALKQGEYAIYFRGYKANEGIIEADVRSVNAEQLNIVFRRIREVLGQEKNA, from the coding sequence ATGCCTTCGATTTATGAGAAGTACCACTTAAAGCAAGTCATTAACACCTCTGGCCGTATGACGGCGCTGGGGGTTTCCACGCCGCGCCCGGAAGTGGTGCAGGCGGCGATGGACGGTATGAATCAGTATTTTGAAATGAAGGATCTGGTCAATAAAACCGGGGAATACATTGCGAAGTTGCTGGATGTGGAAGGGGCGACAGTGGTCTCTTGTGCCTCGGCGGGTATTGCGCAGTCCGTGGCCGCAGTGCTGGTGAAAGACAGCGACTGGCTGCTGGAAAACCTGCACGTCACCCCGCCTGAGAACAACGAAATCGTGCTGCCGAAAGGTCACAACGTCAACTTTGGCGCACCGGTGGGCACAATGGTGGCGCTGGGGGGGGGCAAGCTGGTGGAGGCGGGTTATGCCAACGAATGTTCTGCCGAGCAGCTGGCGGCGGCGATCTCCCCACGTACGGCGGCGATCCTCTATATCAAGTCTCACCACTGCGTGCAGAAAAGCATGCTCAGCGTGGAGCAGGCAGCCGTGGTGGCGCGTAAACATGGTCTGCCGCTGATCGTTGATGCGGCGGCAGAAGAAGATCTGCATGTTTACTACCGCTCCGGTGCAGATCTCGTTATCTACAGCGGTGCGAAAGCCATTGAAGGGCCAACCAGCGGGCTGGTGATCGGTAAAGCCCAGTACGTTGAATGGGTGAAGCGCCAGACGGCAGGCATTGGCCGCGCCATGAAGGTGGGTAAAGAGGGCATTCTTGGCCTGACCTGCGCCATTGAGCATTATCTGACGGCGACCAAAGAGAGTGGCGCAGAGATGGTGGCGAAGATGACGCCGTTTGTCGACGCGCTCAACACCCTGAATGGCGTAACGGCACGCGTGGTCTGGGACAGCGCTGGTCGTGACATTGCGCGCACCGAGATTGCGTTTGATGAAGCGACCACCGGCATGGGGACAGGTGACCTGGTGAATGCGCTGAAGCAGGGCGAATACGCCATTTATTTCCGTGGCTACAAGGCCAATGAAGGGATTATCGAAGCGGATGTGCGCAGCGTGAATGCTGAACAGCTGAACATTGTGTTCCGCCGCATTCGCGAAGTATTAGGACAGGAGAAAAACGCATGA
- a CDS encoding 2-dehydro-3-deoxyphosphooctonate aldolase gives MKLTPNFYRDRVCLNVLAGSRANASAIYEAAEGHVLVGVLSKNYPDVASAVADMREYAALIDNALSVGLGAGDPNQSAMVSEISRQVQPQHVNQVFTGVATSRALLGQNDSVVNGLVSPTGTVGMVKISTGPLSSTAPDGIVPVETAIALLKDFGGSSIKYFPMGGLKCRDEYNAVAEACARHDFWLEPTGGIDLENFEEILQIALDAGVSKIIPHIYSSIIDKASGDTRPEDVRTLLDMTKKLVK, from the coding sequence ATGAAGCTGACCCCTAATTTTTACCGTGACCGCGTCTGTCTGAACGTACTGGCAGGCTCCAGAGCCAACGCCAGCGCCATTTACGAGGCGGCGGAAGGCCATGTGCTGGTGGGTGTGCTCTCCAAAAATTACCCGGACGTGGCAAGCGCTGTGGCCGATATGCGCGAATACGCGGCGCTGATTGATAATGCGCTGTCCGTGGGCCTGGGCGCAGGTGATCCGAACCAGTCTGCGATGGTGAGTGAAATCTCCCGTCAGGTACAACCGCAGCACGTGAACCAGGTCTTCACCGGTGTGGCAACCAGCCGTGCGTTGCTGGGGCAGAACGACTCCGTGGTGAACGGCCTGGTCTCCCCGACCGGTACCGTTGGCATGGTGAAAATCTCCACTGGCCCGCTGAGCAGTACGGCACCGGACGGCATCGTTCCTGTGGAAACTGCGATTGCCCTGCTGAAAGATTTTGGTGGCAGCTCCATCAAATACTTCCCGATGGGCGGCCTGAAATGTCGTGACGAGTACAACGCGGTGGCGGAAGCCTGCGCCCGTCACGATTTCTGGCTGGAGCCGACCGGTGGTATCGATCTGGAAAACTTTGAGGAGATCCTGCAGATCGCGCTGGACGCGGGTGTGAGCAAAATCATCCCGCATATCTACAGTTCGATTATCGACAAAGCCAGCGGCGATACGCGTCCGGAAGATGTGCGTACGCTGCTGGACATGACGAAGAAGCTGGTGAAGTAA
- a CDS encoding 6-phosphogluconolactonase: MHTRNLLVASLSLLATAAVAQTQYAWVGTYNPNGEGLYRFTVDPQTGALGSKTLVSKLPNAAQLTVSHDGKTLYVASEVEQGVVQALRVGDNGELSKLNQVASGGAGPVYLSLTPNGQHLLVANYVSGSIAVLPIKTDGSLGDATDKHQDQGEPGAAKPEAAVEGSFAISDHNGPHAHMIAADPRGKYIFSTDLGLDRIYQYRFDDRSGKLTPNDPPFIRASSKGAGPRHFVFTPKGDALWLINEEASTLTHYTLDASGRLKEGKTFSALPEGYKGTSFAAGLALSADGRQLYVANRLHNSIGHFTVKEDGTLRHQDDVWTRGDYPRTLTLDKQGRWLYVMNQRSDNITRFRVAQDGKLSFEPGYTPVGSPSQMVISP; this comes from the coding sequence ATGCACACCCGTAATCTGCTTGTCGCTTCACTCTCTTTACTGGCTACTGCTGCCGTCGCCCAGACGCAGTACGCCTGGGTCGGTACCTACAACCCCAATGGTGAAGGGCTGTACCGCTTTACCGTCGACCCGCAAACTGGCGCGCTCGGCAGCAAAACGCTGGTGAGCAAGCTGCCGAACGCCGCGCAGCTCACTGTCTCGCACGACGGTAAAACGTTGTATGTGGCCAGCGAAGTGGAGCAGGGGGTGGTGCAGGCGCTGCGCGTGGGGGATAACGGGGAGTTGAGTAAGCTCAATCAGGTGGCGTCCGGTGGTGCGGGGCCGGTTTATCTCTCCCTGACGCCGAACGGGCAACATCTGCTGGTGGCGAATTATGTCAGCGGTTCGATTGCGGTTCTGCCGATCAAAACCGACGGCAGCCTGGGTGATGCCACGGATAAACATCAGGATCAGGGCGAGCCGGGTGCGGCGAAACCGGAGGCGGCGGTGGAAGGGAGTTTTGCCATCAGCGATCATAACGGCCCGCACGCACATATGATCGCCGCCGATCCGCGCGGGAAATACATTTTTTCCACCGATCTGGGGCTGGATCGTATTTACCAGTACCGCTTTGACGATCGAAGCGGGAAGCTGACCCCCAACGATCCGCCGTTTATCCGTGCCTCTTCAAAAGGAGCCGGGCCTCGTCACTTCGTCTTTACACCGAAAGGTGATGCCCTGTGGCTGATTAACGAAGAGGCCTCCACGCTGACGCACTATACGCTGGATGCCAGCGGCAGGCTGAAAGAAGGCAAAACCTTCTCCGCGCTGCCGGAAGGTTATAAAGGCACCAGTTTTGCCGCCGGGCTGGCATTAAGTGCCGACGGCAGGCAGCTGTATGTGGCTAACCGTTTGCATAACAGCATCGGGCACTTTACCGTAAAAGAGGATGGCACGTTGCGGCATCAGGACGATGTCTGGACGCGGGGCGATTATCCGCGAACCCTGACGCTCGATAAGCAGGGGCGCTGGCTGTATGTCATGAACCAGCGCAGCGACAACATTACCCGTTTCCGCGTGGCACAGGATGGAAAACTGAGCTTCGAGCCGGGTTATACCCCGGTCGGCAGCCCATCCCAGATGGTTATTTCACCCTAA
- a CDS encoding transcription antiterminator BglG — translation MRFPNQRLAQLFDLLQNETLPQDELAQRLSVSTRTVRADITALNALLASHGAQFILSRGNGYQLKIDDAERYQQLQESHPRALRIPRTGPERVYYLVVRFLTSAFSLKLEDLADEWFVSRATLQSDMAEVREWFHRYHLTLETRPRHGMKLFGSEMATRACLTDLLWELAQQDSLNPLVTEVALNAGVPEQMVSVLHDALTRHHIRLTDEGELFLRLYCAVSVRRISEGYPLPEFHAEGVEENVREAAKDIAVTIQQLAGKALSPSEENWLCVHIASRQIQDIAPSAINADDDEALVNYILRYINTHYNYNLLSDEQLHADLLTHIKTMITRVRYQIMIPNPLLDNIKQHYPMAWDMTLAAVSSWGKYTPYVISENEIGFLVLHIGVGLERHYNIGYQRQPRVLLVCDAGNAMVRMIEAVLQRKYPQIEVTRTLTLREYEQAGSISEDFVIATARVSEKSKPVVMIAPFPTDYQLEQIGKLVLVDRTRPWMLDKYFDAAHFRIIDKPIDQQTLFRELCEQLEDEGFVGAEFLGSVVEREAIVSTMLGDGIALPHSLGLLAQKTVVYTVLAPQGIPWGDETAHVIFLLAISKSEYEEAMAIYDIFVTFLRERAMSRLCGCGDFAEFKTVAMESLSRF, via the coding sequence GTGCGATTCCCGAACCAACGTTTAGCGCAACTTTTCGATCTGTTGCAAAACGAGACGCTGCCGCAGGACGAGCTGGCGCAGCGTCTGTCGGTCTCCACGCGAACCGTCCGCGCTGATATCACCGCCCTGAACGCGCTGCTGGCGAGCCACGGCGCACAGTTTATTTTGAGCCGTGGCAATGGCTACCAGCTCAAAATTGACGATGCAGAGCGCTACCAGCAGCTCCAGGAGTCTCACCCGCGCGCGTTGCGCATTCCCCGGACGGGGCCGGAGCGTGTGTACTATCTGGTGGTGCGTTTTCTCACCTCGGCGTTTTCCCTCAAGCTGGAAGATCTGGCTGACGAGTGGTTTGTCAGCCGCGCCACGCTGCAAAGCGACATGGCGGAAGTGCGCGAGTGGTTCCATCGCTACCACCTGACGCTGGAAACCCGCCCACGCCACGGCATGAAGCTGTTTGGTAGCGAGATGGCAACCCGCGCCTGTCTGACCGATCTCCTCTGGGAGCTGGCGCAGCAGGACAGCCTGAACCCACTGGTGACGGAAGTTGCACTCAACGCAGGTGTACCTGAGCAGATGGTGAGCGTGCTGCATGACGCGCTCACCCGCCACCATATCCGCCTGACCGACGAAGGTGAACTGTTCCTGCGCTTGTACTGTGCGGTGTCGGTGCGTCGCATCAGTGAAGGCTACCCGCTGCCGGAATTCCATGCGGAAGGTGTGGAAGAGAATGTACGTGAAGCGGCGAAGGATATCGCGGTGACCATCCAGCAGCTGGCAGGTAAGGCGCTTTCGCCTTCAGAAGAGAACTGGCTGTGCGTACACATTGCGTCGCGACAGATCCAGGACATCGCCCCCAGCGCCATCAATGCCGATGACGACGAAGCGCTGGTTAATTACATCCTGCGCTACATCAACACCCACTATAACTACAATCTGCTCAGCGACGAGCAGCTGCATGCGGATTTGCTGACACATATTAAAACCATGATCACCCGCGTGCGGTATCAAATCATGATCCCCAATCCGCTGCTGGATAACATCAAACAGCACTACCCGATGGCGTGGGATATGACGCTGGCGGCGGTGTCGAGCTGGGGCAAATACACGCCGTATGTGATCAGTGAAAACGAAATTGGCTTCCTGGTGCTGCATATCGGGGTTGGTCTTGAGCGTCACTACAATATTGGTTACCAGCGTCAGCCGCGCGTGCTGCTGGTGTGCGATGCCGGTAACGCGATGGTGCGAATGATTGAGGCGGTGCTGCAGCGTAAATATCCGCAAATTGAGGTGACGCGTACCCTTACGCTGCGCGAGTACGAACAGGCCGGGTCGATCAGCGAAGACTTTGTTATCGCCACCGCCCGCGTGAGCGAAAAGTCCAAGCCGGTGGTGATGATCGCCCCGTTCCCGACGGACTACCAGCTGGAGCAGATCGGCAAGCTGGTGCTGGTGGACAGAACCCGTCCGTGGATGCTGGACAAATACTTCGACGCGGCCCATTTCCGCATTATTGATAAACCCATTGACCAGCAAACGCTGTTCCGTGAGCTGTGTGAGCAGCTTGAAGACGAAGGTTTTGTCGGCGCGGAATTCCTGGGCTCCGTCGTCGAGCGCGAAGCCATCGTCAGCACCATGCTCGGTGATGGTATCGCGCTGCCGCACTCCCTCGGGTTACTGGCGCAGAAAACAGTGGTTTACACCGTGCTGGCTCCGCAGGGTATTCCGTGGGGCGATGAAACTGCGCACGTCATCTTCCTGCTTGCCATCAGTAAAAGCGAATACGAAGAGGCGATGGCGATTTACGACATCTTCGTGACATTCCTGCGCGAACGCGCCATGTCACGGCTGTGCGGTTGCGGGGATTTTGCGGAGTTTAAGACCGTGGCGATGGAGAGTTTGAGCCGGTTTTGA
- a CDS encoding transcriptional regulator, whose product MATLNVRLDDKLKNEAYAVLEKLNITPTEAVRLLFQYVAETGRMPVKTVTISDGEDALIQTVRERLANPQKGIKVSLDDL is encoded by the coding sequence ATGGCCACGCTGAACGTCCGTCTGGACGACAAACTTAAAAATGAGGCTTATGCAGTGCTGGAAAAACTCAATATCACCCCAACCGAAGCTGTAAGATTACTGTTTCAGTACGTCGCAGAGACGGGGCGTATGCCGGTGAAAACGGTGACCATTAGCGACGGTGAAGACGCATTGATTCAGACAGTCCGGGAGCGACTGGCTAATCCACAAAAAGGAATTAAGGTTAGTCTGGATGACTTATGA
- the relE gene encoding RelE toxin — MTYELEFDPGALKEWHKLGDTVKTQFKKKLVDVLVDPRIESARLHGLHDCYKIKLKSSGYRLVYQVRDEVVMVFVVAIGKREKSAVYHDADKRL; from the coding sequence ATGACTTATGAGTTGGAATTCGACCCTGGAGCGCTAAAGGAGTGGCATAAACTGGGCGATACCGTGAAAACCCAATTTAAGAAGAAATTGGTCGATGTACTGGTGGATCCCAGGATCGAATCCGCCCGTTTACATGGGCTGCATGATTGCTACAAAATTAAGCTTAAATCATCCGGCTACCGTTTGGTCTATCAGGTGCGGGATGAGGTTGTGATGGTGTTTGTTGTTGCCATAGGCAAACGAGAGAAATCAGCCGTTTATCATGATGCAGATAAACGGCTATAG
- a CDS encoding anaerobic ribonucleoside-triphosphate reductase-activating protein: MNYHQYYPVDIVNGPGTRCTLFVSGCVHECPGCYNKSTWRLNSGMPFTAEMEDRIINDLNDTRIRRQGISLSGGDPLHPQNVPEILKLVKRIRRECAGKDIWVWTGYKLDDLNAQQMEVVDLINVLVDGKFVQDLKDPALIWRGSSNQVVHHLR; this comes from the coding sequence ATGAATTACCACCAGTACTACCCGGTCGACATCGTTAACGGTCCCGGTACCCGTTGCACCCTGTTTGTTTCTGGCTGTGTTCACGAATGCCCCGGCTGCTACAACAAAAGCACCTGGCGCTTAAATTCAGGCATGCCGTTTACTGCAGAGATGGAAGACCGGATCATCAACGACCTGAACGACACGCGCATTCGCCGCCAGGGGATTTCACTCTCCGGTGGCGACCCGCTTCACCCGCAAAACGTGCCGGAGATCCTGAAGCTGGTAAAACGTATTCGCAGAGAGTGTGCAGGAAAGGACATCTGGGTCTGGACAGGCTACAAGCTGGATGATCTGAATGCGCAGCAGATGGAAGTGGTGGATCTGATTAACGTGCTGGTCGACGGCAAGTTTGTGCAGGATTTAAAAGACCCGGCGCTTATCTGGCGCGGCAGCAGTAACCAGGTTGTGCATCATTTGCGTTAA
- a CDS encoding anaerobic ribonucleoside triphosphate reductase, which translates to MTPHVMKRDGCKVPFKSERIKEAILRAAKAAGVDDADYCATVAEVVSSQMNTRSQVDISEIQTAVENQLMSGPYKQLARAYIEYRHDRDIQREKRGRLNQDIRGLVEQTNSALLNENANKDSKVIPTQRDLLAGIVAKHYARQHLLPRDVVSAHERGEIHYHDLDYSPFFPMFNCMLIDLKGMLTHGFKMGNAEIEPPKSISTATAVTAQIIAQVASHIYGGTTINRIDEVLAPFVSASFNKHRTTAEEWQIPDADGYAHSRTEKECYDAFQSLEYEVNTLHTANGQTPFVTFGFGLGTSWESRLIQQSILRNRISGLGKNRKTAVFPKLVFAIRDGLNHKFGDPNYDIKQLALECASKRMYPDILNYDQVVKVTGSFKTPMGCRSFLGVYEDENGEQIHDGRNNLGVISLNLPRIALEAKGNEAAFWTLLDERLLLARKALMTRIARLEGVKARVAPILYMEGACGVRLKADDDVSEIFKNGRASISLGYIGIHETINALSGDKHMYDSDALREKGVAIVQRLRDAVDLWKDETGYGFSLYSTPSENLCDRFCRLDTAEFGIIEGVTDKGYYTNSFHLDVEKKVNPYDKIDFEAAYPPIASGGFICYGEYPNIQHNLKALEDVWDYSYQHVPYYGTNTPIDECYECGFTGEFECTSKGFTCPKCGNHDASRVSVTRRVCGYLGSPDARPFNAGKQEEVKRRVKHLGNGQIG; encoded by the coding sequence ATGACACCGCATGTGATGAAACGTGATGGCTGTAAAGTGCCGTTTAAATCAGAGCGCATCAAAGAAGCCATTCTGCGTGCAGCTAAAGCAGCGGGAGTCGATGACGCAGATTACTGCGCCACCGTCGCAGAAGTCGTTAGCAGCCAGATGAATACACGCAGCCAGGTTGATATCAGCGAGATCCAGACTGCCGTTGAGAACCAGCTGATGTCGGGGCCTTACAAGCAGCTGGCCCGCGCCTACATTGAGTATCGCCACGATCGTGACATTCAGCGTGAGAAGCGCGGTCGTCTGAACCAGGATATTCGTGGTCTGGTAGAGCAGACCAACTCCGCCCTGCTCAATGAAAATGCGAACAAAGACAGTAAAGTCATCCCGACCCAGCGTGACCTGCTGGCGGGTATTGTTGCCAAACACTATGCCCGTCAGCACCTGCTGCCGCGCGACGTCGTTTCCGCGCACGAGCGCGGCGAGATCCACTACCACGATCTCGACTACTCGCCGTTCTTCCCGATGTTCAACTGCATGCTGATCGATCTGAAAGGGATGCTGACCCACGGTTTTAAAATGGGTAACGCCGAGATTGAACCGCCAAAATCCATCTCCACCGCTACCGCAGTAACGGCGCAGATTATCGCCCAGGTCGCCAGCCATATTTACGGTGGCACCACCATTAACCGCATTGATGAAGTGCTTGCGCCGTTTGTCAGCGCGAGCTTCAACAAGCACCGTACAACGGCGGAAGAGTGGCAAATCCCGGATGCCGACGGCTATGCCCATTCGCGCACCGAAAAAGAGTGTTACGACGCATTCCAGTCGCTGGAGTATGAAGTTAACACGCTGCACACCGCCAACGGCCAGACGCCGTTTGTCACCTTCGGTTTCGGCCTGGGTACCAGCTGGGAATCGCGACTGATCCAACAGTCCATTCTGCGCAACCGCATCTCTGGTCTTGGCAAGAACCGCAAAACGGCGGTATTCCCAAAACTGGTGTTTGCCATTCGTGACGGTCTGAACCACAAGTTTGGCGACCCGAATTACGACATCAAGCAGCTGGCACTGGAGTGTGCAAGCAAGCGTATGTATCCGGACATCCTGAACTACGATCAGGTGGTCAAGGTCACCGGTTCGTTTAAAACGCCAATGGGCTGTCGCAGCTTCCTCGGCGTGTACGAGGATGAAAACGGCGAGCAGATCCACGACGGGCGTAATAACCTGGGCGTGATCAGCCTTAACCTGCCGCGCATCGCGCTGGAGGCCAAAGGTAATGAAGCGGCCTTCTGGACGCTGCTGGACGAACGTCTGCTGCTGGCACGTAAAGCGTTGATGACCCGTATTGCCCGCCTGGAAGGGGTGAAGGCGCGCGTTGCGCCAATCCTGTATATGGAAGGTGCCTGCGGCGTGCGTCTGAAAGCAGACGATGACGTTTCTGAGATCTTTAAAAATGGCCGTGCGTCTATCTCGCTGGGCTATATCGGCATTCACGAAACCATCAACGCGCTGTCTGGTGACAAGCATATGTATGACAGCGATGCGCTGCGTGAAAAAGGTGTCGCTATCGTGCAGCGCCTGCGCGATGCGGTTGACCTGTGGAAAGATGAAACCGGCTATGGCTTTAGCCTGTACAGCACCCCGAGCGAAAACCTGTGCGACCGTTTCTGCCGCCTGGACACCGCAGAGTTTGGCATCATTGAAGGGGTGACCGACAAAGGTTACTACACCAACAGCTTCCACCTCGACGTCGAGAAAAAAGTTAACCCGTACGACAAGATCGACTTTGAAGCTGCTTACCCGCCCATCGCCAGCGGTGGTTTCATCTGCTACGGCGAGTACCCAAACATCCAGCACAACCTGAAAGCGCTGGAAGACGTGTGGGATTACAGCTATCAGCACGTGCCGTATTACGGTACGAACACGCCTATCGATGAGTGTTACGAGTGCGGCTTTACCGGTGAGTTCGAATGCACCAGCAAAGGATTCACCTGTCCGAAATGCGGCAACCATGATGCCTCGCGCGTTTCCGTGACTCGCCGCGTGTGTGGTTATCTCGGCAGCCCTGATGCACGTCCGTTTAACGCCGGTAAGCAGGAAGAGGTGAAACGCCGCGTGAAACATCTGGGGAATGGGCAGATCGGGTAA